Proteins encoded in a region of the Deltaproteobacteria bacterium genome:
- a CDS encoding 4Fe-4S binding protein produces the protein MPPKINKEKCDGCKAEEETLCEQICPGDLMALGENMKAYCRQPRDCWDCMSCTKVCPVGAIETRIPYQLGYHKAQLIPMMGTDNITWTCIDIHGNVERFRYKNRVEPE, from the coding sequence ATGCCACCGAAAATTAATAAGGAAAAATGTGACGGCTGCAAGGCCGAGGAAGAGACCTTATGCGAACAAATCTGTCCGGGTGATCTGATGGCCCTGGGGGAAAACATGAAGGCCTATTGCCGCCAACCGCGCGATTGCTGGGACTGCATGTCCTGTACCAAGGTCTGCCCTGTGGGGGCCATTGAGACCCGGATTCCCTACCAGTTGGGATACCACAAGGCCCAACTGATCCCCATGATGGGCACCGACAATATTACCTGGACCTGTATCGATATCCATGGAAACGTAGAACGATTTCGCTATAAAAACAGGGTGGAACCGGAATAA
- a CDS encoding hydrogenase iron-sulfur subunit, translated as MDKVVPKIGIFIRDQGGRLAQAIDLAALVQKIGKAKNVGRCEVIEDLWAPAFLDSLKNGLGEKQVDRILWVGRFTPYQMKSLKDELASAGLNPCLHGWCDLEEQGVCLMETDPKIRAAKALILVQMALARVRLLESLEPLELPASEAILIIGAGVAGLQAAESLAGLGKQVILVEKESGVGGKVALLSRFYPRICDPRCGLEFILQRLGDAGRLQLITLAEVAAIEGGPGNFIATVQKQPRFVLEKRCNGCGKCQTVCPVEVQEPFPLMPDATPHLPGFEASRQKTRKAIHPASPMAFPAAFVIERQHCPPECRECEKACPAGAVELDQSASEEQLRVGAVLITTGWDPYPLSNVEEYGYGRLTNVISNLEMEQLLSPDNRPPTPLAKFPLNSLKEVGFIQCAGSRDERHLNYCSSVCCSVTLKQIFYFKELVPEAKCYVFYQHIRTPGFEEDLYRKVRESGDVTFVRDRPARVEADQNSGKLNITVLDPLLDKKIAINLDLLVLAGGMCPSKGSQKMAQTFNLPQNQYHFFESHRQCHPEESQRTGIYTGGSCREPMNVAQSIESSQRSALEALKFMGGTVLIEPYYPVVNKTKCDQCKRCMEECPFGSFVFDEKNFPSPDLAKCRQCGNCMGICPLAVISLRNNTIKQMAVQIEAINASFMGKGEPVILALLCENDAYKAAQSAVNQGLPVPPNVIFIKVSCAGSINNALIADALSSGIDGVLIGGCKDDQCHYVKGNQLVQKRSGDLSDKLKTMMIEPERVRFVGLEIRDSQHYVDVLDAYIQDLKKMGPNPFKI; from the coding sequence ATGGATAAAGTCGTACCGAAAATCGGAATATTCATCCGGGATCAAGGCGGCCGACTGGCCCAGGCCATCGACCTGGCGGCATTGGTCCAAAAGATCGGCAAGGCCAAAAATGTGGGTCGTTGTGAGGTCATAGAGGATCTGTGGGCCCCGGCCTTCCTGGATTCTTTAAAAAATGGGCTGGGGGAAAAACAGGTGGATCGCATCCTGTGGGTGGGACGTTTCACCCCCTATCAAATGAAAAGCCTCAAAGACGAACTGGCTTCAGCCGGGCTGAATCCTTGCCTTCATGGCTGGTGCGACCTGGAAGAACAGGGGGTCTGTTTAATGGAAACAGATCCGAAAATCCGGGCCGCCAAGGCCTTGATCCTGGTCCAGATGGCCCTGGCCCGGGTCCGCCTGCTGGAATCGTTGGAACCTCTGGAACTTCCGGCTTCGGAAGCCATTCTGATTATCGGAGCCGGAGTGGCCGGTCTTCAGGCCGCTGAATCTCTGGCCGGGCTTGGCAAGCAGGTCATTCTGGTAGAAAAGGAAAGCGGGGTAGGCGGAAAGGTGGCCCTGCTTTCCCGTTTCTATCCCCGGATCTGCGACCCCCGCTGTGGATTGGAATTTATCCTTCAAAGGCTTGGCGACGCAGGTCGCCTGCAACTGATCACGCTGGCCGAGGTAGCCGCCATCGAGGGGGGCCCGGGAAATTTCATCGCCACCGTTCAAAAACAACCCCGTTTTGTTTTGGAGAAACGCTGCAACGGCTGCGGAAAATGTCAGACGGTTTGCCCGGTGGAGGTCCAAGAACCTTTTCCTTTGATGCCGGATGCGACACCCCACCTACCGGGTTTCGAAGCTTCCCGGCAAAAAACCCGGAAGGCCATTCACCCGGCTTCCCCCATGGCCTTTCCGGCCGCTTTCGTCATTGAACGGCAGCACTGTCCCCCGGAGTGCCGGGAATGCGAAAAGGCCTGTCCGGCCGGGGCTGTCGAATTGGATCAATCAGCGTCAGAGGAACAGCTCCGGGTGGGGGCCGTGCTCATTACCACCGGCTGGGACCCCTATCCCCTGTCCAACGTGGAAGAATATGGCTACGGCCGTCTAACCAACGTCATCAGCAACCTGGAAATGGAACAACTCCTTTCCCCGGACAACCGCCCCCCTACCCCTCTGGCAAAATTTCCTTTAAACAGTCTAAAAGAAGTGGGGTTCATCCAGTGTGCCGGAAGCCGGGACGAAAGACACTTAAATTATTGTTCTTCGGTTTGCTGCTCGGTTACCTTAAAGCAAATCTTTTATTTTAAAGAATTGGTCCCGGAGGCCAAGTGTTATGTCTTCTACCAACATATTCGTACCCCGGGCTTCGAAGAGGATCTTTATCGCAAGGTCCGGGAATCAGGAGATGTCACCTTTGTCCGTGACCGGCCGGCCCGGGTGGAAGCCGACCAAAATTCAGGGAAGTTGAATATAACCGTCCTGGACCCCCTGCTTGATAAAAAGATTGCAATCAACCTGGACCTGCTTGTTTTGGCCGGGGGGATGTGCCCTTCCAAAGGCTCGCAGAAAATGGCTCAGACCTTCAACCTTCCTCAAAATCAATATCACTTTTTTGAATCCCATCGACAATGCCATCCCGAGGAAAGCCAAAGGACCGGCATTTATACCGGAGGAAGCTGCCGGGAGCCGATGAATGTAGCCCAATCCATCGAATCCAGTCAGCGGTCGGCCCTGGAGGCCCTGAAATTTATGGGCGGTACGGTCCTGATCGAACCTTATTATCCGGTGGTCAATAAAACCAAGTGCGATCAGTGCAAACGCTGCATGGAAGAATGTCCCTTTGGAAGTTTCGTCTTTGATGAAAAAAATTTCCCTTCTCCGGATCTGGCCAAATGTCGGCAGTGCGGGAATTGCATGGGTATCTGCCCTCTGGCCGTCATATCCTTACGTAACAACACCATCAAACAGATGGCGGTCCAGATCGAGGCGATCAATGCTTCCTTTATGGGCAAGGGCGAGCCGGTCATTCTGGCCCTCTTGTGCGAAAATGATGCCTATAAGGCCGCCCAATCGGCCGTAAACCAGGGTTTGCCGGTCCCGCCCAATGTCATCTTCATTAAAGTGTCTTGCGCCGGTTCCATAAACAATGCCTTAATCGCCGACGCCCTTTCTTCGGGGATTGACGGGGTATTGATCGGCGGTTGTAAAGACGACCAGTGTCATTATGTCAAAGGGAACCAACTGGTCCAGAAACGCAGTGGGGATTTGAGCGATAAATTAAAAACCATGATGATCGAACCCGAACGGGTCCGTTTCGTGGGTCTCGAAATAAGAGATTCGCAACACTATGTGGATGTGCTTGATGCCTATATCCAGGACCTAAAAAAGATGGGGCCGAATCCGTTTAAGATTTAA